The following are from one region of the Populus trichocarpa isolate Nisqually-1 chromosome 8, P.trichocarpa_v4.1, whole genome shotgun sequence genome:
- the LOC7462104 gene encoding PRA1 family protein B3: MSSPTIPISNPQTLSQPPIATPAFRTFLSRLSISIRQGFSQRRPWYELIDRSSMARPDSISEAATRIRKNLSYFKVNYITLLALILAFSLLSHPLSLLALLSLLASWIFLYLFRPSDQPLVILGRTFSERETLGILVVLTIVVIFLTSVGSLLISALMVGFALVCAHGAFRVPDDLFLDDQEPASAGFLSFLGGGASSAAVAAAPAVLARV, encoded by the coding sequence ATGTCCTCTCCTACAATCCCGATCTCAAATCCCCAAACCCTATCCCAACCCCCGATAGCAACTCCCGCTTTCCGCACTTTCCTCTCTCGCCTCTCCATCTCCATCCGCCAAGGCTTCTCTCAACGCCGCCCATGGTACGAGCTTATAGACCGATCCTCCATGGCCCGACCCGACTCTATCTCCGAAGCCGCAACCCGCATCCGAAAAAATCTCTCTTATTTCAAAGTCAATTACATAACCTTACTCGCACTTATACTCGCTTTTTCCCTCCTTTCTCACCCCCTCTCCCTCCTCGCCCTTCTATCACTCCTTGCGTCTTGGATTTTCCTCTACCTCTTTCGACCGTCAGATCAGCCTTTGGTTATTCTCGGCCGTACATTCTCGGAACGTGAGACGCTGGGGATTCTTGTTGTTTTGACGattgttgttattttcttgACAAGCGTAGGATCGCTCTTGATCTCCGCTTTGATGGTTGGGTTTGCTCTTGTTTGTGCTCATGGCGCGTTTAGGGTTCCTGATGATTTGTTTCTTGATGACCAGGAACCTGCTAGTGCTGGTTTCTTGTCTTTCCTTGGCGGCGGCGCCTCTTCCGCCGCTGTTGCGGCTGCTCCTGCTGTTCTCGCTCGTGTTTGA
- the LOC7462102 gene encoding LOW QUALITY PROTEIN: probable leucine-rich repeat receptor-like protein kinase IMK3 (The sequence of the model RefSeq protein was modified relative to this genomic sequence to represent the inferred CDS: inserted 1 base in 1 codon), translated as MGKSTYGTVYKTTLKDGNQVAVKRLREKISKGQKEFENEVDVLARGPDTPIDWQTRMQRAQGMTRGLFYLHDNENIIHGNLVSSNVLLDEHKNAKIADYGLSRLMTAAANTNVIATAEALGYQAPELSKLKIAKTQKQMCTALECTLELLTGKSPGEPMNGVDLPQRIASIVKEEWTNEVFVLELMKDASIIGDKLLTTLKLALHCGDPSPSTRPEVQQVXQQLEEIRPETALSPGPSRDDDAGVPSTNGEGTPEMGLLIWWPESLGNRRGSPN; from the exons ATGGGAAAGAGCACTTATGGGACTGTCTATAAGACCACATTAAAGGATGGGAATCAAGTTGCAGTGAAAAGATTAAGAGAAAAGATCTCAAAGGGCCAGAAAGAATTCGAAAACGAGGTTGATGTGCTCG CTAGAGGACCTGATACGCCAATTGATTGGCAAACAAGAATGCAAAGAGCACAGGGCATGACGCGTGGCCTGTTCTACCTGCACGACAATGAGAATATCATACATGGGAACCTTGTATCAAGCAATGTCCTTCTTGATGAgcacaaaaatgcaaaaattgcAGATTATGGACTATCCCGGCTAATGACAGCTGCTGCCAACACTAATGTAATTGCAACTGCAGAAGCATTAGGATATCAAGCACCAGAGCTTTCAAAGCTTAAGAtagcaaaaacacaaaaacagatGTGTACAGCCTTGGAGTGTACTTTGGAACTTCTTACCGGGAAGTCTCCTGGTGAGCCAATGAATGGTGTGGATTTGCCTCAACGGATTGCCTCTATTGTCAAAGAAGAGTGGACTAATGAAGTTTTTGTCTTGGAATTGATGAAAGATGCCTCAATAATCGGTGATAAGTTGCTTACCACATTGAAATTGGCTTTGCATTGTGGTGATCCCTCACCTTCAACACGACCAGAAGTTCAACAAG CTCAGCAATTGGAAGAGATTAGACCAGAGACAGCTTTAAGTCCCGGACCTTCCAGAGATGATGATGCAGGGGTTCCTTCAACAAATGGGGAAGGGACTCCAGAAATGGGGTTACTTATTTGGTGGCCAGAGAGTTTAGGAAATAgaaggg GTTCTCCCAATTGA